The following DNA comes from Quercus robur chromosome 1, dhQueRobu3.1, whole genome shotgun sequence.
AGGGTAGAGATGAAGGAAAATATGTGATATAAATAAGAGTAGAGACCCTAGAGATGAGGgggaaaaaggagaagaaaaagcactgtagcaatctcaAGAACTCCTGGAACCATTCTCATTCAATATTTACTAGAACAAAactcctcggattgggccaagAACAAACTTTCTTTGGTAAACTCAGTTCATCTCTGTTTGATTGTCATGaacaccatattaactgttatccatgcactaaaacctagctctttgacccactctctacaaatttattgtactgggctcactGATCCAAGATCCCATACACCTTGGGCTTAGGTTGCTcgacgtgtccctacaatatatatatatataaaagttctCCCAACCctcaaaataaagtttttcttttattttgaaaaaaaaaaaaaaaaaaccatgcacATATATTTTAAAGAACCACATTACAAAATCTAGATTATGCCAAAACTCAATATTATATAACAGAGCCCAAATCTCCTTCAATGTTTATTACAACCACACATATATAAAAGACCACATATTACAAATTCCACAATGGTTCTAAAATCTTAACATGATAACGTGAATatgtaaaaatgaaaaaaacaaaagtccaCATATCCTTGCACGCCTCAAGATTTCAATGATTTCATCTACTTGAACACCTCAAGGTAGTACCTGCcataaaagagggaaaaaaaaaatactctcttTGAATGTTATATCGCTCATACCATTATAATAAAGAAACATACAGCATCTATTAAAATCACATAACAATAAGATTTACAGGTTAGCATTTAGCACCatttttctccctctttctccTTTCTTCTGTAGTACCAGCTAAATAGACATTCGTCTATCCATAGGATAGATAAACATAAGTCAGCACAGACAATCATTGTTAGGATCACAGAGCCATAACTTTAATTATAGAGTCAAGGGCCCAAGATATCGAGCACTAAGAGAATCACACGgcttaattattttctatttaatttagCTTCTACTAGATAaacataaatttattaattcacaaatatatatatatatatatatatatatatatatatatatatcatgtttTCAGTTACAAAAAATGTTAACTCCCAAACAATGAGAAACATATCATTCTCATTCTTTACAATTTGAGCTCCTAACTTCTTGCAAGGCACTTGTTAGACCACTAGTATCTGGGGCTCACGTAGGTTTTACATAAATCCCtttgcttttcttcttttttatttttttaatatgggaGAATTTAAATCCGGAcatttccattaaaaatattaggaaGGAGATGCGTTAAGATACAAGACTCTTTGCATGAATCCCatataaaatttacataaacaaattatccaaatttGTATATCTTAAATATAATTGCAATTTATATGGATTTCATATTAACgttgttcaaattttttgttattggataaaataaagtttttaggttttaggagCTTGTCCTCTTGTTTTGGTACATAACCCTTGTTAAacttatggttaaatgattaaattcaccatttcctaacaagtttaatgattaaattcacaatttcctaacaacttaagcttttgggacaattggtaatttaacaacCCTCAACATAAAGTTGCGTAAATTGGTCTATCTAATTAAAACTTAAACATTGAAACCAAATGCCCGCAATAGAGCTTATTTTAAACGTTTTGCaaaacacaataaattatacacttattttcctttcttcccAATCAATTGTATAattgttttcctttatttccCTTTTTTGATACAACAAATAATAGAACAAATACTAGTACTACAATTCCCAAGATGAGGGattcttaatttcttgaatattcAAATCGATCTCCAAGATGAGGGATCTTTTCTTGATTATTCAAATTTGCGAATGAGAATAAGTATgcactcagagagagagagagaattttcaaaatttcaggCATATATGTATCAAactgataagtaaaaaaaagactAGGGAGGCTCAGAGTGACAAACCTTATTTAGGATCCTCATATATATTTCTCATGCCCAATCTTATGTGATGAGCTTGAAGGGCCTCATCATCTCGTTGTCTTCGTGATCCAAGATCTGTATGCGTGAAGGAGCAAATTAGAGGAGACACTATTTTTCACTATAAAATTGATTGCAAGGTTCATATCCAGTCTTATCTAGAAGATTAAAGTGAGAAAATGACAATTTTTATTAGTAATTCATCATGAATGTTAAACAAATGACAATTTTATTAGTAATTCATCATGAATATTAAACAAATGacaatttttataagtaattcTGTCGTGCATATTAAAAATATGCATCTCCTCTCACAAAGTGTGAATCTTagacaatcatgaaaaaaaaatgcacattaatatattatatgcaTGAAGAGTAAAAATACAGAGTacaaacacaataattttcctaaCTCTTAATTTAACATGTTTTAATTGGATctcattatatttattattgatgTCATTTTATCATTTCACATTCACAACTTGTGacctccatatatatatatatatatataaatataatttccaGTTGATATTCAAGAGTGAGATTCATCATTTCTACGTGGAAAAATGGCTTTAATTCTTCAAAGagtattgctttttttttcttttttttttgagaatcttctAAGAGTTTTGTTAAGTGTTAACACTTACGAGGAGCTTCAAAGAgtataagtaaaataataataataataatattaaactGTACAtacattaattttataaaaaaaaatcatagctaGTCACAACAAATTAATTTGTACGTTCTACGCAATTAATTTTCAGTAagtgcactttttttttaaagtttgtatTATAGCTCATAGTTAATATTTAGTGGTTTTTAACGTTTATTCATAAGACACTTGTTTATactcatcattttttattttttttttgcaatttacttttcttttagtttactttttctaCTAAACAAAATTAACCAAGCAAAATTAGTTTTATTGCATCACTTATGTTAAATTGGCCCGAGCCTTAACccattaatacttttttttctacaaatatTGTCATTCTTTgaacaaaaagtaaaacaaaacgAAAACATAGTAAAGAGTAGAGAATGAAAATACTTACATGGCAATGGTATACGTAGCCTGGCTTCGCAGTTGCATCAAACGGATACGATTCATTTGAATGTATGTAAGAAAATTTCACTAAAATCTTTGTCACAAATCCAGGTCTCATTTTGAAAACATTCTTCCACCCTTTCTCCTCAGCTGGCACCTCTATGCTTTTCCCAATTGCATACTTGTTTACTTGGCACTTAATCGCATCGTTGATTTTCGTCATGCAATCACTAAACTCTGTCTCGTTCACTAGCTCAGTCTGATCCAATGTTGCAAAAAGAGCCAAATGAATGTGTAAAGGATGGTTATCCCCCGTTAGATTGATCACATACCAAACTTCTGTGGCCCCCACTTTAGGTGTCTCAGTGATTGGTGCCTCAAATGATATCccattcaaatataaatgagtTGGTTGATTAGTGGCACTCTTGTACTCGTACATGGTTATATATCGTGTCTGCGTGACACTAGATAAATCAGGGCCTGGGTATTGGATCAACTTATTGGGTGTTTGCCCCGGGTCATTCTCAGTACGTGTCAAGATGATAAACTTCATGATTGTGCCATTAGCTTCATCAACAGGGTTCCCAGTTGGGTAGGGATACGGTGCATCATTTGCTAGAATAGCACTATCATTCTTTGACCTGGAAAAATCCACAATCACGTCAGCAATCTCAGATGGGCATAGTAAAAACCCATTGGTTGTCACTGCTTCATTAAGGTAAGCCGAATCAGATCCCACGTGGATGAATTGTAGACCATTGGTGAAAAAGAACCGAAAGAATCTAGCACTACTAGCATTTATAATACGAAATCGGTACATACGACGTCGTACTATCATACGTGGCCAAGCTTTTCCGTTCACTATGATAGCATCACCAAAATATTCTGGTCGCCAATGGGGGTGTATGGAGGGATTATCTCCCGTAGAATTCACGTATATAGAACCATCGATATGAAAGCTACGATCAAATACAATCAATGTACGATCAAATTCAGCACCACTAGGGAGTCCAAGTGGGCCCTCCAATTTGGGGTGGTTGATATGGTAGGCCCCAGCCAATCCAGCTAGGAGGTTGAGTCTAGTCAATCCCATGGTATGATCATGGTacctattacaataaaatattggttaattaaatgattaaattcatcattattTAAATGTTTAACATTTCAGATAATTTATTATAGTGACCTTGTGTCTGAACCCTTAAAATCTCACATATAAAGGGAGAGATTGATTTATTGTGAGAAGATCCATTATTTCTTAACAATTTAAGTTTTTGAGAGAATTATTATCATCAATTACCATAAATTTCCAGGTTGTTGGTTGT
Coding sequences within:
- the LOC126715542 gene encoding multicopper oxidase LPR2-like; protein product: MLNACMQPMIKTMERVFLLGFFSLALLGVFTTSSLAQDNSPLLNSSKLEMFVDELLDMPKILGFDSVYGVPRSKSLEIGMYSKTWKFHRDIPPTPVYAFGVSKEAATIPGPTIMALHGIDTNVTWKNYLPPTHILPWDISITIAEPADKIGIPTVVHLHGAIGEPESDGNPNSWFTAGFKEKGYAWTKEIYSYNNNQQPGNLWYHDHTMGLTRLNLLAGLAGAYHINHPKLEGPLGLPSGAEFDRTLIVFDRSFHIDGSIYVNSTGDNPSIHPHWRPEYFGDAIIVNGKAWPRMIVRRRMYRFRIINASSARFFRFFFTNGLQFIHVGSDSAYLNEAVTTNGFLLCPSEIADVIVDFSRSKNDSAILANDAPYPYPTGNPVDEANGTIMKFIILTRTENDPGQTPNKLIQYPGPDLSSVTQTRYITMYEYKSATNQPTHLYLNGISFEAPITETPKVGATEVWYVINLTGDNHPLHIHLALFATLDQTELVNETEFSDCMTKINDAIKCQVNKYAIGKSIEVPAEEKGWKNVFKMRPGFVTKILVKFSYIHSNESYPFDATAKPGYVYHCHILDHEDNEMMRPFKLIT